A stretch of the Marivirga tractuosa DSM 4126 genome encodes the following:
- a CDS encoding sacsin N-terminal ATP-binding-like domain-containing protein gives MIESIEKGRKEDGNRSIADKIIKRLHDLEKTVETNHGRWAWELLQNAKDSVATENDRKVSVQIKLYDGKIVFKHNGRRFTETDVRGIINQISSKEIEEDEETKQTGRFGTGFLTTHILSKVITIQGILETENGDFYKFKFPLDREGKTTTQLVPKIEKAWSSFHESVTKITQDYDRNDFNTSFTYVLDSEFQQAIAEKGIKEFSQLIPYVLTFIPAIEDVTIINKVKETEVTYNTKSHADFFEQVTYIERTENNDKEKIYILNSSNEKVAIAAELLKDEDGYKFKNISKVPKLFCDFPLIGTENFHFPMVVNSFYFNPLTERDGIWLKGDTDEEVKENKQLLLNATELYKTLIAEVAELEYFRFYNIVNTKMPVISEKYLDADWYSNNIQKVLRDFIIHQNIVELENKKRKEKLMIFGFLQVNIQRKFNKVFGNIIMTFTQIPCVVKSIFINGVYSHILIGTNLHIQN, from the coding sequence ATGATTGAATCAATAGAAAAAGGCAGAAAAGAAGATGGTAATCGTTCTATTGCTGATAAAATAATAAAAAGACTACACGATTTAGAAAAAACTGTCGAAACTAATCATGGTAGATGGGCATGGGAACTTTTACAAAATGCAAAGGATAGTGTTGCAACTGAAAATGATAGAAAAGTATCAGTGCAGATTAAGCTCTATGATGGAAAAATAGTTTTCAAGCATAATGGTAGGCGTTTTACTGAAACAGATGTTAGGGGTATTATTAATCAAATATCTTCAAAAGAAATTGAAGAAGATGAAGAAACCAAACAAACAGGAAGATTTGGTACAGGCTTTTTAACAACTCATATCCTCTCAAAGGTTATAACGATTCAAGGAATATTAGAAACTGAAAATGGTGATTTTTATAAATTTAAGTTCCCATTAGACAGAGAAGGAAAAACAACTACTCAATTAGTCCCCAAAATTGAAAAAGCATGGAGTAGCTTCCATGAGTCAGTAACTAAAATTACTCAGGACTATGATAGAAATGATTTTAATACAAGTTTTACATATGTTTTAGATTCTGAATTTCAACAAGCAATTGCTGAAAAAGGCATTAAAGAGTTCTCACAATTAATACCATATGTCCTCACTTTTATTCCTGCAATAGAAGATGTCACTATCATTAATAAGGTAAAGGAGACAGAAGTTACATATAATACTAAATCACATGCTGATTTTTTCGAGCAAGTAACCTATATTGAAAGAACTGAAAATAATGACAAAGAGAAAATATACATACTAAACTCTTCCAATGAAAAGGTAGCTATTGCCGCGGAATTGTTAAAAGATGAAGATGGGTATAAATTTAAAAACATATCAAAAGTTCCAAAGCTATTTTGTGATTTCCCTTTAATTGGGACAGAGAATTTCCATTTCCCTATGGTCGTAAATAGTTTTTATTTTAATCCATTAACCGAAAGGGATGGTATCTGGTTAAAAGGTGATACAGACGAGGAAGTTAAAGAAAACAAACAATTGCTTTTGAATGCAACTGAATTATATAAGACTCTGATTGCGGAAGTTGCAGAATTAGAATACTTCCGTTTTTATAATATTGTTAATACTAAAATGCCCGTTATAAGTGAAAAATATCTTGATGCAGATTGGTATTCCAACAATATTCAAAAGGTGCTGAGAGATTTTATTATCCATCAGAATATAGTTGAATTAGAGAATAAAAAAAGAAAGGAAAAATTAATGATATTTGGTTTCCTTCAAGTAAATATACAAAGGAAGTTCAACAAAGTATTTGGCAATATAATTATGACCTTTACCCAGATTCCGTGTGTTGTAAAAAGCATTTTTATAAATGGAGTTTACAGTCATATTCTAATTGGAACGAACTTACATATTCAGAATTAG
- a CDS encoding DUF4238 domain-containing protein, translating into MRIDKGHRKNHYVPVWYLKHFTNKEGLIYVFDKQARYRSKEILQKTPNQICYEYNRYLMKFPKGEEITVLETNTYGHFDTRHAKTFHLLNECDLKSNIWSMEVVSSLEEFVPLQYWRSPASDAEFQIKLENAKRLEEFGLSVYKGNSNQPSTDLELHKLILSESNMPQTLRPALAMSSFGKSHPINDKLEWRLIDQNTQKPNLTSDNPIIFENHPKVVEDYRSCAIIPIGKTRTIIRINKELGHFHHNIVWQDMIQIYQAHRYVLSSDKEYLTNCIKEYRNRKYESKIDMLRRYVFDIYKNK; encoded by the coding sequence TTGAGAATAGATAAAGGTCATAGAAAAAACCATTACGTCCCAGTTTGGTATTTAAAGCACTTTACAAATAAAGAAGGGCTAATATACGTTTTTGATAAGCAGGCAAGATATAGATCTAAAGAAATTCTACAAAAAACACCTAACCAAATCTGCTACGAATACAATAGGTATCTGATGAAGTTTCCCAAAGGCGAAGAAATAACTGTACTAGAAACTAATACATATGGTCACTTTGACACCCGTCATGCTAAAACCTTTCATCTTTTAAATGAATGCGATTTAAAATCTAATATATGGTCTATGGAGGTAGTTAGTTCACTCGAAGAATTTGTTCCATTACAATATTGGAGATCTCCTGCATCTGATGCCGAATTTCAAATAAAACTAGAAAATGCTAAGCGATTAGAAGAATTTGGACTTTCTGTTTACAAAGGAAATAGTAACCAGCCTTCAACAGATTTAGAATTACATAAATTAATATTATCAGAGAGCAATATGCCACAAACTCTCAGACCTGCTTTAGCAATGTCTTCTTTTGGTAAAAGTCATCCCATCAATGATAAACTTGAATGGAGGTTAATTGACCAAAATACTCAGAAGCCGAACTTAACCTCTGATAATCCTATAATATTCGAAAATCATCCGAAAGTAGTAGAAGACTATCGAAGTTGTGCTATCATTCCAATTGGAAAAACAAGAACCATAATACGTATAAATAAAGAATTAGGTCATTTCCATCATAATATAGTTTGGCAGGATATGATTCAAATTTATCAAGCTCATAGATACGTCCTATCATCAGACAAGGAATATCTAACGAATTGTATTAAAGAATATAGGAATCGAAAATATGAATCGAAGATAGACATGTTAAGACGATATGTTTTTGATATCTATAAAAACAAATAA
- a CDS encoding endonuclease gives MKTQLTLFLAFLVFSLSAQIPEGYYETTAGLDGEELKTELHEIINDHVIFTYTSSNTDTWDILKQTDKDPEDESYVIGFYSGFKMDASEEYNNGDGWNREHVWAKSRGSLGTNRGPGTDVHNLRAADISTNSARNNRNFDEATVQYIDESGQYQGETESYTSSSEWIWEPRDKVKGDVARILFYMATRYEGTSGEPDLELREELLSNDSNEPYHARLSALLEWHEADPVDEIERERNNVIYSFQENRNPFIDHPAFVGLIWGGEKADDVEDEEILSSDEKIKNEFKFYPNPVTSNFTIDAPEGSKFNIVNSQGLGIYKNLKRAKAIDKIRKLPNGIYMLITRYENIIISYQIIKNE, from the coding sequence ATGAAAACTCAACTAACCTTATTTTTAGCATTTCTTGTATTTTCGCTTTCAGCTCAAATCCCCGAAGGCTATTATGAAACCACAGCTGGTCTTGATGGTGAAGAATTAAAAACAGAACTACATGAAATCATTAATGACCACGTAATTTTCACCTACACCAGTTCCAATACTGATACTTGGGACATCCTAAAGCAAACCGATAAAGACCCAGAAGACGAATCCTATGTAATTGGCTTCTATTCAGGCTTCAAAATGGATGCCTCTGAGGAGTACAATAATGGTGATGGCTGGAACAGAGAACACGTTTGGGCTAAAAGCCGTGGAAGTTTGGGTACAAATAGAGGCCCAGGAACTGACGTTCATAACCTACGAGCTGCAGACATATCAACCAATTCAGCCCGCAATAACCGCAATTTTGATGAAGCCACTGTTCAATACATAGATGAATCAGGGCAATACCAAGGAGAAACAGAAAGCTATACCAGCTCCTCAGAATGGATATGGGAACCAAGAGACAAAGTAAAAGGAGATGTAGCACGAATCCTTTTCTACATGGCTACTCGCTATGAAGGAACAAGCGGTGAGCCTGATTTAGAATTAAGAGAAGAACTATTAAGTAATGATAGCAATGAACCCTACCACGCTCGACTTTCAGCCTTGCTCGAATGGCACGAAGCAGATCCAGTAGATGAAATAGAAAGAGAAAGAAATAATGTCATCTATTCCTTTCAGGAAAACCGCAATCCATTCATAGATCATCCCGCATTTGTAGGCTTAATCTGGGGAGGAGAAAAAGCAGACGATGTGGAGGATGAAGAAATATTATCTTCCGATGAAAAAATCAAAAACGAATTTAAATTTTACCCAAATCCTGTTACTTCAAATTTCACAATAGATGCACCAGAAGGCTCTAAATTCAATATAGTCAATTCACAAGGACTAGGGATATATAAAAATTTGAAAAGAGCAAAAGCAATAGATAAAATCAGGAAATTACCAAATGGTATTTATATGCTTATAACCAGGTATGAAAATATTATCATTTCATACCAAATTATAAAAAATGAATAG
- a CDS encoding DNA cytosine methyltransferase, translated as MKAKLMKPEERINLKDFFEKSSISKIVGESEYGNAVLTHYLHNNKNGVSSFYKNDARKYLETILRHLKPSNVMDPIDFKEIEDILNIDDIARIPFPSPNKPKFKFIDLFAGIGGFRIAMQNLGGKCIFTSEWDSKAKVTYRANFGEEPFGDITKEETKSYIPDNFDLLCAGFPCQAFSIAGRRGGFEDTRGTLFFDVAEIIRRKKPKAIFLENVKGLRGHDKGKTLATILNVLRNELGYYVPEPEIINAKDYGVPQKRERIFIVGFRKDLKIETFEYPEPSKSPVSFEDVKEEEPVSVKYYLSNTYLNTLKKHKARHLGKGNGFGYAVIADDEIANSVVCGGMGRERNLVLDHRITDYTPVTHIKGEVNREGIRKMTPREWARLQGFPDNFLIPVADASAYKQFGNSVAVPAIQATAEKIIEIIT; from the coding sequence ATGAAAGCCAAATTAATGAAGCCAGAAGAAAGAATAAATCTAAAAGACTTTTTTGAAAAATCTTCTATCTCGAAAATAGTTGGTGAATCCGAATACGGAAATGCTGTATTAACTCATTACTTACATAATAATAAAAATGGAGTTTCAAGTTTTTACAAAAACGATGCAAGAAAATATCTAGAAACAATATTGCGACACCTTAAACCATCAAATGTGATGGATCCCATAGATTTTAAGGAGATTGAAGATATATTGAATATTGATGATATTGCTCGAATTCCATTTCCAAGTCCTAATAAGCCAAAATTTAAATTTATTGATTTATTTGCTGGAATTGGGGGTTTTAGGATTGCAATGCAAAACTTGGGAGGAAAATGTATATTCACCAGTGAATGGGATAGTAAAGCAAAAGTAACATATAGGGCTAATTTTGGTGAAGAACCATTTGGAGATATTACTAAGGAAGAAACTAAATCATATATCCCTGATAATTTTGATTTGTTATGCGCAGGATTCCCGTGTCAGGCGTTTTCAATTGCTGGAAGAAGAGGTGGATTTGAAGATACTAGAGGTACTTTATTTTTTGATGTGGCTGAAATAATAAGAAGGAAAAAGCCAAAAGCTATATTTCTTGAAAACGTTAAAGGATTGAGGGGACATGATAAAGGCAAAACGCTTGCTACTATATTAAACGTTTTGAGGAATGAACTTGGGTACTATGTCCCTGAACCAGAAATTATCAATGCAAAGGATTACGGTGTGCCTCAAAAAAGGGAGAGGATTTTTATCGTTGGATTTAGGAAAGATTTAAAAATTGAGACTTTCGAGTATCCTGAACCATCGAAATCGCCTGTATCATTCGAAGATGTGAAGGAAGAAGAGCCTGTATCTGTAAAGTACTATCTTTCAAATACTTATTTAAACACATTGAAAAAACATAAGGCTAGACATTTGGGGAAAGGAAATGGTTTTGGTTATGCCGTGATTGCAGATGATGAAATTGCAAATTCCGTTGTTTGTGGCGGTATGGGTAGGGAAAGAAATCTTGTTTTAGATCACAGGATTACAGATTATACCCCTGTAACACATATCAAAGGAGAAGTCAATAGAGAAGGTATAAGAAAAATGACACCTAGAGAATGGGCAAGATTACAAGGTTTCCCCGATAATTTTTTAATACCAGTTGCCGATGCGTCCGCTTATAAACAATTTGGTAATTCAGTTGCCGTTCCTGCAATTCAGGCTACCGCTGAGAAAATCATTGAAATAATTACTTGA